The proteins below come from a single Malus sylvestris chromosome 3, drMalSylv7.2, whole genome shotgun sequence genomic window:
- the LOC126614801 gene encoding putative invertase inhibitor — translation MKPIAAAFFFLSTLCAARFVVVAGNGQGQGESEGSNTAAAAGEVNMKLLEQACQHSPRKDLCIESLEKDSNSKGADLIGLAYIAVRLAAAMAADVDEHMRSLLMHNATTLDPMIQQGLADCVEHYSDANDQLDDCTAAISASNFKDVEVWVNVAISDADFCDKSLKGQESVMVAKNKAFRLLCNNILSIIKALPAEK, via the coding sequence atgaagcCAATTGCAGCAGCATTTTTCTTCCTCTCAACATTGTGTGCCGCAAGATTTGTCGTGGTCGCCGGTAATGGTCAAGGTCAAGGTGAAAGTGAAGGAAGCAACACCGCTGCCGCCGCGGGGGAGGTGAATATGAAGCTTCTTGAACAAGCGTGCCAGCATTCACCCAGGAAGGACTTATGCATCGAATCCCTAGAGAAGGACTCGAACAGCAAGGGCGCTGACCTCATAGGCCTCGCCTACATTGCCGTCCGGCTGGCCGCGGCAATGGCCGCCGACGTGGACGAGCACATGCGGTCGTTGCTCATGCACAACGCCACCACCTTGGACCCCATGATTCAGCAGGGGTTGGCGGACTGCGTTGAGCACTACTCCGATGCCAACGACCAGCTTGACGACTGCACCGCCGCCATCTCGGCGAGTAACTTCAAGGACGTTGAAGTGTGGGTCAACGTGGCGATTTCTGACGCCGACTTCTGCGACAAATCTCTTAAGGGACAGGAATCCGTGATGGTAGCGAAGAACAAAGCGTTCCGCCTGTTGTGCAATAATATTTTGTCCATAATCAAGGCCTTGCCTGCTGAAAAGTGA
- the LOC126614796 gene encoding uncharacterized protein LOC126614796, producing MENIEHTTVPTNGINMHVASIGTGPPVLFLHGFPELWYSWRHQLLSLSSLGYRCIAPDLRGFGDTDAPPSPTSYTAMHIVGDLIGLLDHLGIDQVFLVAHDWGAVMAWWFCLFRPDRVKALVNMSVAFSPRNPKRKPIDTFRALFGDDYYICRFQESGEIEQDFDSIDTAAVMKCFLTGRSPEPPCIPKDQGLKSWAAPVTLPAWLTEEDVNYFASKFSKTGFTGGLNYYRALNLTWELTGPWTGLQIKVPVKFIVGDLDITYHIPGIQNYIHKGGFKRDVPFLQEVVVMEDAAHFINQEKPDEVSQHVYDFIKKF from the exons ATGGAGAACATCGAGCATACGACGGTGCCCACAAACGGCATAAACATGCACGTCGCTTCAATCGGAACGGGCCCACCGGTGCTCTTCCTTCACGGATTCCCGGAGCTCTGGTACTCCTGGCGCCACcagctcctctctctctcttccttggGATACCGCTGCATAGCCCCCGACCTCCGAGGCTTCGGTGACACCGACGCGCCGCCGTCTCCGACGTCCTACACGGCCATGCACATAGTCGGCGACCTCATCGGGCTGCTTGACCATCTGGGTATTGACCAAGTCTTCCTGGTCGCCCACGACTGGGGTGCCGTCATGGCCTGGTGGTTCTGCCTGTTCCGGCCCGACCGTGTCAAAGCCTTGGTCAACATGAGCGTGGCGTTCAGTCCCAGGAACCCTAAGAGAAAGCCTATCGATACTTTCAGGGCACTGTTTGGCGACGATTACTACATTTGCAGGTTTCAG GAATCGGGAGAGATCGAACAAGATTTTGATAGCATTGATACTGCAGCGGTCATGAAATGTTTTCTCACCGGCCGCAGTCCAGAACCTCCATGCATACCTAAGGACCAAGGATTAAAATCTTGGGCAGCTCCAGTGACCTTGCCCGCTTGGCTGACAGAAGAGGACGTTAACTATTTTGCAAGCAAGTTCAGCAAGACAGGATTTACCGGAGGATTGAACTACTATCGAGCTTTGAACTT AACCTGGGAGCTTACTGGACCGTGGACGGGGCTACAGATCAAGGTACCGGTTAAGTTTATCGTAGGGGACCTGGACATCACCTATCATATTCCAGGTATCCAGAACTACATACATAAAGGTGGGTTCAAGAGAGATGTGCCGTTTCTGCAAGAGGTGGTTGTGATGGAAGATGCAGCTCACTTCATTAACCAGGAAAAGCCAGACGAAGTCAGTCAGCATGTCTACGACTTTATCAAGAAGTTCTGA
- the LOC126614802 gene encoding 60S ribosomal protein L18-2, translated as MGIDLVAGGKSKKTKRTAPKSDDIYLKLLVKLYRFLVRRTSSKFNAVILKRLFMSKVNKAPLSLSRLIKYMTGKEGKIAVVVGTVTDDIRVYEVPCLKVTALRFTETARARIEKAGGECLTFDQLALRAPLGQNTILLRGPKNAREAVKHFGPAPGVPHSHTKPYVRSKGRKFEKARGKRNSKGFRV; from the exons ATG GGTATCGATTTGGTCGCCGGTGGCAAGAGCAAGAAGACCAAACGGACAGCCCCAAAGTCCGATGATATCTACCTCAAACTCCTTGTCAAG CTGTATCGGTTTCTGGTGAGGAGGACCAGCAGCAAGTTCAATGCCGTGATTCTGAAGAGGTTGTTCATGAGCAAGGTGAACAAGGCCCCTCTGTCCCTTTCCCGATTGATTAAGTACATGACCGGAAAGGAGGGTAAGATTGCCGTGGTGGTCGGGACTGTGACCGATGACATTCGCGTTTACGAGGTTCCTTGCCTGAAAGTGACGGCCCTCAGGTTCACCGAGACCGCCAGGGCTCGGATTGAGAAGGCCGGAGGCGAGTGCTTGACTTTTGACCAGCTGGCTCTCAGAGCTCCGCTTGGCCAGAACACG ATTCTTCTTAGAGGACCTAAGAATGCTCGTGAAGCTGTGAAGCATTTTGGACCTGCTCCTGGTGTTCCACACAGCCACACCAAACCCTATGTGCGATCAAAGGGCAGGAAGTTCGAGAAGGCCCGTGGAAAGAGAAACAGCAAGGGTTTCCGTGTTTAA